Proteins co-encoded in one Spirosoma endbachense genomic window:
- a CDS encoding response regulator: MEQNASQAVFVADDDEDDRFLLQLAFQQHSPECQLVFAQDGLVLLDALAQTDSHPCLIILDVNMPRLNGLEALSVLRSNPLYKDTPIAILTTSSAIDDRYRAYELGANDFISKPLSLEMFGPIIRKLRKNWHLDECI; the protein is encoded by the coding sequence ATGGAACAGAATGCTTCTCAGGCTGTCTTTGTCGCCGATGATGATGAAGACGATCGTTTTTTATTACAACTAGCCTTTCAACAGCATAGTCCGGAATGTCAGCTTGTTTTCGCGCAGGACGGGCTCGTTCTGCTTGATGCATTGGCTCAAACCGATTCGCATCCCTGTCTTATAATTCTGGACGTCAATATGCCCCGTCTCAATGGACTGGAGGCTTTGTCTGTTTTGCGGAGTAATCCCCTTTATAAAGATACGCCCATTGCTATTCTAACGACATCAAGTGCAATAGATGATCGGTACCGAGCTTATGAGTTAGGGGCTAATGACTTTATCTCTAAGCCCCTAAGCCTGGAAATGTTTGGTCCCATCATTCGTAAACTTCGCAAAAACTGGCATCTTGATGAATGTATTTAA
- a CDS encoding S9 family peptidase, translated as MLKQTFLFLFLTAQVVHAQTKSKVIVTDLTRIKQVGGIELSPDGQQAIYTLTTIEPNPDQKEEYEYKTHIYQTGLKAGDPKALTRGSESARQPTWSPDGQRIAFVRTVKGKGQIFIMSLNGGEAWQLTTSIYGASNPIWSPDGKRIAYSSGVTTTQMLADSLLNPGKNGPAWSLEKPGFATNNFIKIDKKIKANPDGSLAEIRAYLNKDVDDKKAKVITRLNFQGESTTEPEISFTHLYVIDVAEGATPKPLTRGFYSFQAGSWLTNGQGLLAVTDRDSLKHPDREQDNAIVFIPANGAGTRTVVLAEAGKSYGSPEISPDGKQLAFLVSPSEGVNFAQIGLASLSGATVSNSQLVTFDRAAGNLTWTTLPVSGKGKKAVSGYAIYFTASANGGAPLYRLDPATRQVTQLTTFDSGVTAFDVVGDQVVFAKTEIVNPSELYLTNAEAKAQTKLSNHNDWVSQRQLSLPEKRTYKNSLGQTVDYWIMKPAFAEAGKKYPLLLNMHGGPTAMWGPGEASMWHEFQYMCSQGYGVVYANPRGSGGYGLNFQRANIKDWGTGPAEDVLAAATDAAKEAWVDTSRQVITGGSYAGYLTAWIVGHDNRFKAAFAQRGVYDLTTFLGEGNAWRLIPNYFAFPWTPEAKVLDANSPYTFVQNIKTPLLIKHGENDLRTGPIQSEMMYKSLKILGRPVEYVRMPGATHELSRSGNVRQRIDRMLRIYEFFERYVGPDAQGLTQK; from the coding sequence ATGCTAAAACAAACTTTCCTCTTTCTCTTTCTGACGGCACAGGTTGTGCATGCACAGACAAAATCTAAGGTCATTGTCACTGACCTGACGCGAATCAAGCAGGTGGGCGGCATCGAATTGTCACCAGATGGCCAGCAGGCTATTTATACACTGACAACCATTGAGCCAAACCCCGATCAGAAGGAAGAGTACGAGTATAAAACGCATATTTACCAGACTGGACTAAAAGCCGGAGACCCCAAAGCTCTGACTCGGGGAAGTGAATCAGCACGGCAACCTACCTGGTCGCCCGATGGTCAGCGAATTGCCTTTGTACGCACCGTAAAGGGGAAAGGGCAGATTTTTATCATGTCGCTGAACGGCGGTGAAGCCTGGCAGCTAACCACCAGTATATACGGAGCATCGAACCCAATCTGGTCGCCGGATGGCAAGCGGATTGCCTATTCAAGTGGCGTAACGACAACGCAGATGCTGGCCGATTCGTTATTGAATCCAGGCAAAAACGGCCCGGCCTGGTCGCTCGAAAAACCAGGCTTTGCTACTAACAACTTCATCAAAATAGACAAAAAGATTAAAGCGAATCCGGATGGATCGCTGGCCGAAATCCGGGCATACCTCAACAAAGACGTTGACGATAAAAAAGCAAAAGTCATCACCCGGCTTAATTTTCAGGGCGAATCGACCACCGAGCCAGAAATTTCGTTCACTCATCTATACGTAATCGATGTAGCCGAAGGGGCAACGCCCAAACCCCTGACGCGTGGTTTCTACTCGTTTCAGGCAGGTAGCTGGTTGACCAACGGTCAGGGTTTGCTGGCTGTAACAGATCGCGATTCGCTCAAACATCCCGACCGCGAACAGGATAATGCGATCGTATTTATTCCGGCAAATGGCGCTGGCACCCGAACGGTCGTTCTGGCCGAAGCAGGCAAAAGTTACGGTTCCCCCGAAATCTCACCCGATGGCAAACAATTGGCCTTTCTGGTCAGTCCATCGGAAGGGGTCAATTTCGCACAAATTGGCCTGGCATCCCTGTCAGGAGCAACCGTATCGAACAGTCAGCTTGTTACCTTCGACCGGGCCGCTGGAAACCTGACCTGGACAACATTGCCTGTTTCGGGCAAAGGCAAAAAAGCGGTATCCGGCTATGCCATCTATTTCACGGCATCGGCAAACGGTGGCGCTCCTCTCTATCGGCTTGATCCGGCGACGCGGCAGGTTACACAGCTGACAACTTTTGACAGTGGCGTAACGGCTTTCGACGTAGTCGGCGATCAGGTTGTTTTTGCAAAAACAGAAATCGTAAACCCATCGGAATTATACCTTACCAACGCAGAAGCCAAGGCGCAAACCAAGCTGAGCAATCATAATGACTGGGTTTCTCAGAGGCAACTTAGCTTGCCCGAAAAGCGTACTTACAAAAACTCGCTTGGCCAAACGGTCGATTATTGGATTATGAAGCCTGCATTTGCCGAGGCTGGCAAAAAATATCCGCTTCTGCTAAACATGCACGGTGGCCCAACAGCCATGTGGGGACCTGGTGAGGCTTCAATGTGGCATGAATTCCAGTATATGTGTTCGCAGGGATATGGCGTCGTCTATGCAAACCCGCGCGGATCAGGCGGTTACGGTCTTAATTTCCAGCGGGCTAATATTAAAGACTGGGGTACTGGCCCTGCCGAAGATGTGCTGGCCGCTGCTACCGATGCCGCTAAAGAAGCCTGGGTCGATACGAGTCGGCAGGTTATTACCGGTGGTTCGTATGCGGGTTACCTGACAGCCTGGATCGTTGGGCACGACAACCGGTTCAAGGCAGCGTTTGCCCAACGGGGTGTTTATGACCTTACCACATTCCTTGGCGAAGGCAATGCCTGGCGCCTGATCCCGAATTATTTTGCCTTTCCCTGGACACCCGAAGCTAAAGTATTGGATGCCAATTCGCCGTACACCTTCGTACAGAACATCAAAACGCCCCTTTTGATCAAACACGGTGAAAATGACCTTCGCACCGGGCCAATTCAGAGTGAAATGATGTATAAGAGTCTAAAAATTCTGGGCCGCCCGGTCGAATATGTTCGAATGCCGGGTGCCACCCACGAACTGAGTCGGTCGGGTAATGTTCGTCAGCGTATTGACCGAATGTTAAGAATTTATGAGTTCTTCGAGCGCTATGTTGGCCCCGACGCCCAGGGACTGACGCAGAAATAA
- a CDS encoding DinB family protein: MTKSDIQVMPKFFDRYINLAENIDIIEALTQTATFSSLIPIETLEALGDLRYAPGKWTVKDILQHVIDNERIMTYRAMRFARNDKTALPGYDEELFGQNANATRRSLSDLYDEYAILRKASISLFNSFDDEMLVRDGICFNQTISALALGYVVVGHALHHATIIRERYLPLLD, translated from the coding sequence ATGACCAAATCCGACATTCAGGTGATGCCAAAGTTTTTCGACAGATACATTAATCTGGCCGAGAATATCGACATCATCGAGGCTCTCACTCAAACAGCCACTTTTTCCAGCCTGATCCCGATCGAAACCCTGGAAGCACTGGGCGACCTTCGCTACGCGCCAGGAAAATGGACCGTTAAAGACATCCTGCAACATGTTATTGACAACGAGCGAATCATGACCTACCGGGCCATGCGCTTTGCCCGTAACGACAAAACGGCCTTACCAGGGTATGACGAGGAATTGTTCGGGCAAAACGCCAATGCTACCCGACGGTCACTTAGTGATCTATACGACGAGTACGCTATTCTCAGAAAGGCAAGTATCTCTTTATTCAATAGTTTCGATGATGAAATGCTGGTACGTGATGGCATCTGCTTCAATCAAACTATTTCTGCACTGGCACTGGGTTACGTTGTGGTAGGCCACGCACTTCACCATGCTACCATAATCCGGGAGCGCTATCTGCCGCTACTGGATTAA